A window of Microbispora hainanensis genomic DNA:
GCTGCGCGCTGAGCACGGTGTTGCGCAGCCGGCGCCACGGGTGCGCGACGAAGGTCGAGTTGGTGATCAGCGCCGCGCCGATCTGCGGGTGCGCGGCCTCCAGGACGATGGCCCGGGTCGCCACCAGCCCCCAGCGCGTCTGCCGGGTCAGCTCGTGGAGCATGGATCCCGGTGCTGCGTCACTCATCGACGTCCCTTTCCTGTCGGTGTCGGTGCCGAGACCGGTGCCGAGACCGGTGCCGAGATCGGTGCCGGTGTGGCGCCGAACCGGCGGTGGCGCCGCCGGTAGATCTCCAGGCGCTCCCAGAAGTGCCCGGCACGGAAGTCGGGCCACAGCACCCGGGGGGAAGACCCATTCGGCGTACGCCACCTGCCAGAGCATGAGGTTGGAGATGCGCTGTTCGCCGGAGGTGCGGATGACGAGGTCGACCTCCGGCATGTCGGGGTGGGGCAGACGACGGGCGAAACTCTCCTCGGTGACCTGCTCGGGCGGCACGCCGTCGCGGATCAGCGACCTGGCGGCCTCGACGATGTCGCGGCGGCCGCCGTGGACAGCGGTCTCGGCCGCCCGATGCCCCTCGGTGCGGGGCAGGGACCGCTGCGCGGCCCACCTGCCGTTCCCGTCCATGACGCACGCCACATGACGGGGGACGCTTCTCACCCTCACGGCGACGAGGCTTGCACAGTCGGTGAGAGATCGACTACTTACCGTTGTTAGCCACGGCCCTTACTTCAAGCGGGTCCGGACCAGGTGCTGCCGCGTTGTGCCAGGTAAAGGCGTGTTTTGTCCTGTTTACACCATTCTGGTGAATTGTGTACCTTTAGGGCACACGGTATGGGGTAACGACCCGCCTCCGGCGACCCATCCCTTGCCGTGTCGTTGCCCGGTCCGCGTGGTCCCATGACCGCGCGGCCGCCGAATCCGCGTCATGTGGAGCCGGGGACCCACTCTCTTTGGGGTGAATCGGAGCGCAGGCCCCCAGATGCGCCCGTAGGGCACTTCCTGCCCGAACCCGTCAGCTAACCCGGTAGGCGGCATGGAAGCAAGGAGTCAACCTCGTCATGTCCACCCATCGGCTCTCCCTCGGGGGCCGGCACTCGCGCCGGCGCCTGCGCTCCGCCCTCGCGGCGGCGACCCTCGCGGTCTCGGCCGCCACGGCCGGCATCACCGCGGCCGTGGCTCTGCCCGCCGCCCCGGCGTACGCGAACCCGCACACGTACGGTCAGGACGTCTCCGGCTACGAGGCCGACCACGACTGGATGAACAGCCGCGCGCAGTTCGGCTTCATCAAGGCCACCGAGGGGACCGACTGGGTCGACTCGTCCTTCCCCCGGCACTGGCGGGAGCTGGCCAAGAAGGGCATCGTCCGCGGCGCCTACCACTACGGCCACCCCTCCAACGACCCCATCGCCGAGGCCGACCACTTCCTCAGCGTGGTGAACTCGCAGCCGAGCAAGCCCGGCGACATCCTGGTCCTCGACCTGGAGACCGCGGACGGCGAGTCCGTCGAGCAGGTCAACAAGTGGGCCAAGACCTGGCTGGAGTATGTGACGGCCAAGACCGGCACCAGGCCGATGTTCTACAGCGGGTGGAACTTCGCCAACAAGTACGGCCGCGGCCTCGGCCAGTACCCGCTGTGGGTGGCCCACTACAGCAAGGCGCCCGGCGACATCACGCCGCCCGCCGACTGGAAGACCTGGGCCATCCACCAGTACACCGATGAGCCCATCGACCAGAACGTCTCCTCGCTGACGCCCGCCCAGCTGCGCGCGCTCGGCCGCCGATAACGCCGCCGATAACGCCGCTGGCAGCGCCGCCGACAGCCCGGCGTCCCCCCGGGGCGGATCGCCCGCCCCGGGGGGACGCGCCGGGAGCCGTACCGGCCTCAGACCACCGCGCCGGAGTCGTCGCGGCGTACGGGCCTGACCCGGGGCGCGGCGGGAGCCGGCGGCGCCTGGCCGGAGCGCCGCTCCAGCGCGATCGCCACCGGCCCGGCCACGAACGACGACGACAGCGTGCCGGCGACGATGCCGATCAGGAGGGCGACGGCGAAGTCGCGCAGCGAGTCGCCGCCGAACACCGCAAGCGCCGCCAGGATGAACAGCGCCCCGAGCCCGGTGTTGACCGTGCGCGGCGCGGTCTGCAGGATCGCGGCGTTCACCACCCGGCCGAACGGCTCGCGGCGGCGCACCGGCCACAGCTCGCGCACCCGGTCGAACAGCACGACCTTGTCGTTGACCGAATAACCGATGATCGTGAGCATCGCCGCCAGGAACACCCCGTCGATCGGCCTGCCCATCCAGGCGAACGCGCCGACGACGACGGCCGCGTCCACGAACAGCGCCGCCACGGCCGCCGTGCCGAACGTCCACCGGAACCGGAACGCCAGATAGACGAGCTGTGCGGCGAGCGCGACAGCGAGCGCGATGATCGCGTTGCGGCGCAGCTCCTCGCCCAGGCTCGGCCCGATCAGCTCGTCGCGCTGCTTGGCGACCTCGCCCACGCGCCGGTCGAGCGCCTCCTCCATGCGGACCACGTCGTCGGCGCTGATCTGCCCGGTGCGCACCGAGAGCGCGTCGTCCGACCGCTGCACGACGGCCGAGGGGAACCCGGCGTCCGCCACCGCCTGCCTGGCCGCCGCGACGTCCACGGGCCTGCTCGTGCCGAACTCCACGATCCGGCCGCCGGTGAACTCGACGCCGTAGTTGAGGCCGCGGGTGACCAGGCCCGCGCCCGCGACCACGAGCAGCCCGGCCGCGACGGCGAGCCACAGCCGCCCGCGCCGCATCAGGTCCGGGTCGCGCCGCGTCAGCCACGTCCTGACCCGGCCGATCGAGCCGATGCCGGACGCCCGCGGGCCGATCCTGCCGATCAGCGCGGCGGTGAGCACCCGGGTGATCAGCATGGCCGAGACCAACGAGGCCAGCACGCCGATGGCCAGCGTCACGCCGAAGCCCTTCACCGGCCCCGAGGCCAGCCAGAACAGCAGCCCGGCGGCGAGCAGGGTGGTGATGCCGGAGTCGGCGATCGCGCTCCAGGCGTTCTTGAAGCCCCGGTCGAGTGCCGCCTTGAGGCCCCGCCGGGGCGCGTCGCCGAACTCCTCTCTGGCCCGTTCGAAGACCAGCACGTTGGCGTCCACCGCCATGCCGATCGCCAGGACGAACCCGGCCAGGCCGGGCAGCGTGAGCGTGGCCCCCATGGCCACGAGCCCGGCGTACGAGATCAGGCCGTAGCAGGCGAGCGCGACCGCGGCCAGCACGCCCACCAGCCGGTAGACCATGCCGATGAACACCGCGGTCAGGATCACCCCGGCGACGCCGGCCTTGGCGCTCGCCGCGATGGCGTCGGCGCCGAGGGTCGGGCCGACCGTACGCTGCTCGACCAGCTCAAGCGGCACCGGAAGCGAGCCGCCCTTGATCAGCACCGCGAGGTTCTGCGCCTCCTGCGGGGTGAACGACCCGGTGATCTGCGTGGTGCCGCCGCCGATCCCCACCCCGCAGGCGATCGACTCGTCCACCTGCGGCGAGGAGATGATCTCGTTGTCGAGGACGATGGCGACGCGGCGCTTGTGGTCGCCGAGCGGCGCGCAGGCCGCCTCGCCGGTCAGCTTCCGCCAGGGACCGGGTTCCTTGAAATCGATCGTGACGAACCAGCCCGGCCCCGCCTGGGGGTCGCTGCGCGCGGCGGCGTCGGCGACACCGGCCCCGCTGAGCGCGACCGGCCCGAGCTTCAGCTTCCGGCCGCTCTCGTCCGCGATCGCGTCCGTGTCACCCTCCTCGGCGGCGCTCAGCACCGGATGGAAGTTGAGCTGGGCGGTCTTGCCGATGACCGCGGCGGCCTCGCGCGGGTCGAGCACGCCGGGCAGTTCGACGATGATCCGCTTCTCGCCGGAGCGGACCAGGGTGGGATCGACGACTCCGAGGGCGTCCGCCCGGCGCCGGAGCACGTCGAGGGCACGGTCGGCGGCGTCGGCGTCCGCCTTGACCGTGGGAGAGTCTCTCGTCTCGAAGACGAGCTGGGTGCCGCCGCGCAGGTCGAGGCCGAGGCGCGGCGCAATGGTGAGAGCGAGCAGCAGTGAGATCGCGATGACGGCGAGCGCCGCCACCGCGCGCCACAGGGGCGCACGGGACATGAAGCCTCCACAGGCGTACGAGTGGGACGAGTGAGAGCGGTCTCAGTACGCCGTGGAGGGAGGGGCGCGGGCCGCGGCGGCGCGACGCGTGCGCTGGGCGGGCGGGCCGTCGTGACGCGGACCGGCCCGGGTGACCCGGGTGCCGCCGCGCGGCACCGCGGGGTTGGGCAGCACGACCGGCCCGCCGGTGGCGCCGGAGCCGGCCCCGCCCGTCCGGACGCGGGCCGGATCACCCTGAGCCGGCCGCGTGGCGTGGGCAGGGGCGCAGACGCGCGTGCCCATGAGCCGTGTGTGCGTGAGCCGTGCCCTGTCACGCGCCGGTGCCGCCACGACGTGGCGGGCGGCGGGGCGATGAACCGTCCCCCACGCCGGCGCGTGCGCCGACGCTGACGCCGGCGTGCCGCCGGAGGTCAGGAGGATCGCGTGCAGCAGGAGCAGCAGCGCGGCGGTCAGCCCACGTCGCACGACGGTCTCCCCCTCCCGCGTCCGCCCGGTCTTGCGGCCACCGTAGCCGGTTCCGGGTGAGCGTGCCCGCGGGAGACGGGCCCAGGAACGGGCCCAGAAACGGGCCCAGAAACGGGCACAGAAACGGGCACAGAACACGGGCGCAGGAAACGCGGATGACCGTTTCGCGAAGGTGGGTTATGGTCGGTCACATGGCGACCTTGCGACGTGGCACGTGCGGGTCCACCGCCTTCACGTTGGTGGTGGGCCTGCTGATGCTCGCCCTCGCACTGGTCGCCTCCACGCCCGCCTGGTATGGCGGCGATCCCGCCCAGCGCGCGCCGCAGGCCGCCGCCGAGGTGTGGACGCCGGGGGCGTGGACGCCGCAGTCGGCGACCCTGCCCACGAGCGCCGCCGGTGCCGAGCACCTGCCGTTCCCGTTCCGGCCGCGCGTCGCCGTGGCCGCGGCACCCGTAACCCCGCCGGGGCCCGCCCGGCATCACGAGGACATCGTCCTCAGCCCCCAGCAGACCGGTCATCGCACCGCCGGCTCGCGCAGCCCGCCACAGGCCATCTGAGACAAGCGCTGTAATCCGCGCCCTGTGACATGAGCGCTGCGACACGGGATTTCGCGTAGCCGCGCCCTGTCACGGGCGAAGCCTTCCCATCACCGTCGTACGCGGGCCGTTCCCGCGTACTCGTCTCGCGTACTCGTCTCGCGTACCGGCAGCCCCGGTGCGCCGAAGGCGCGCGCCCGCGCGCCCACATCATCTTTCACCTGGAGTGATGCCGCCTATGGCAGAGATCAGGTCGCCGCGTCTCCTCATGGAGGAGTGCCGGCGGTATTCCGCGCAGATGTCCGAGCTGCGCACGCTGCTCGAGGAGCGGCTCCACGCCGCCGTGGGCGAGGCCGCCACGATCGAGGTCGCCGAGATCGAGGCGGCTCTGGAGCGGATGGAGCGCGGCCTCTACGGCACCTGCACCCGATGCGAGGCGTTCCTGCCGCTCGACCGGCTCCGGCGCATGCCGCACGTGCAGGTCTGCGCGTCATGCGCCGGAGAGACCCGGTTGTCGGCATGACGGCCCACAGTCGAGAACACTCGAAAGGACCTCGACGATGACCACCAGTGACGAGTTCACCGCGATCAGCGAGCCGCAGACGCAGGCCATGCGCGCGGACCTTGAAGAGCAGCTCCAGTGGCGGGAGGTGCAGCTGCGCGACCTGCGGGCCGCCGTCGACGGCGGCAACGACGACACCGCGAGGCTCGCCCTGCTCGCCGACGTCGCCGCCACCGAGCGGGCGGTCGCCGAGCTGCGCAGGGCGCTGGAGCGGATCGAGGAGGGCAGCTACGGCCGGTGCGCCGACTGCGCCGGGGCCATCCCGTTCGGCCGCCTGAAGATCCGGCCCCTGGCCCGGTATTGCATCGCCTGCCAGCGGCGCCACGAGACCCGGTGACCCGGCGGGACTCCCACTGAGCGGGAGGGCGGGGGCGGCCGGGCGCGGGTTCTGCCACGGTGGGATCGGCGCTCGGCCTCCCGGCCCGCAGATGGGATTGAGCACAGGTGACGCTCATCCGAGGCCGGGCCGCCCGGAGGACATCGCCGGGACCATCGCGTACGCCGCCTCGGCGGACGGCGCCTACCTCAACGGCGTGGAGGTCCGCGTGGACGGCGGTTCACACAGCTGACCGCTCCGGCCGGGCCCCGGGGAGCCGGGCCCGGGGAGCTGGGCCCCGGGAAGCTGGGCCCCGCGAAGCTGGGCCCCGGGAAGCTGCGCGCGATACAGCCGGGCGTACGCGCCGTCCGCCGCGAGCAGTTCGTGGTGCGTGCCCTGCTCGACGATCCGTCCCTCGTCCATCACGAGGATCAGGTCGGCGTTCCTGATGGTCGACAGGCGGTGGGCGATGACGAACCCGGTGCGTCCGGCCCGCAGCGAGGTCATGGCCCGCTGCACCAGCACCTCCGTGCGGGTGTCGAGCGCGCTGGTGGCCTCGTCGAGCACCAGGATCGGGGGATCGGCCAGGAACGCGCGGGCGATGGTGACGAGCTGCCGCTCACCCGCGCTCAAACCCTCGCCGTCGTCGTCGACCACCGTGTCGTACCCGTCGGGCAGTGTGCGCACGATGTGGTCGACGCCCGTGGCCCTGGCCACCTCGACGATCCGCTCGCGCGGCACGTCTCCGGCGCCGTACGCGATGTTGCCGGCGATCGTGCCGTGCCGCAGCCAGGTGTCCTGGAGCACCATGCCGATCCGCGTCCGCAGCTCCTGCCTGGGCACCCGGGCGATGTCCACCCCGTCCACCGTGATCCGCCCGCCCGTGACGTCGTAGAAGCGCATGAGCAGGTTGACCAGCGTGGTCTTGCCCGCGCCGGTCGGGCCGACGATGGCGATGGTCTGCCCAGACTCCGCGACCAGGGACAGGTCCTCGATGAGGGGCCGGTCCGGCACGTACCGGAACGAGACGTTCTCGAACGTCACCCGGCCGGTGGCCGTGGCAGGCAGGTGGACGGGGTCGGCGACGGGCTCCTCCTCCTCCTCGTCCTCGTCGAGCAGTTCGAAGATCCGCCCTGCAGAGGCGAGCACCGACTGCAGGAGGGTGGACATCGACGTGACCTGGTTCACCGGCTGCCCGAACTGCAGGCAGTATTGGACGAACGCCTGCACGTCGCCGATCGACAGCGAGCCGGCCGCCACCCGCAGGCCGCCGATGACCGCGACGAGCACGTAGTTGAGGTTCATGACGAGCGACATCGACGGGCCGATCAGGCTCGACAGCAGCTGCGCCCGGAACCCCGCGCGGAACACCGCGTCGTTGCGCTCGCCGAACTCGCGCACGGCCTCGCGCCGCCGGCCGAAGACCTTCACGAGGGCGTGCCCGGTGTAGGTCTCCTCGACGTGCGCGTTGAGCCGGCCCGTGGCCGCGA
This region includes:
- a CDS encoding ABC transporter ATP-binding protein; this encodes MTAPSRGTVRRLLETARPELPLAVAALACAAAAVALSVAVPRLLGAATDLVLPAVSGHRQVDFAATGRILLAALACYLAAFLLTLAQQRTTAAIAQRLVFRLRERTQAKFARLPLAYFDERERGDLLSRATNDVDNVGQTLQQVLSVVVTALLTLAGVLVMMVWTSPLLALVSVLMVPLSVVAARVVGGRAQPRFAEQFAATGRLNAHVEETYTGHALVKVFGRRREAVREFGERNDAVFRAGFRAQLLSSLIGPSMSLVMNLNYVLVAVIGGLRVAAGSLSIGDVQAFVQYCLQFGQPVNQVTSMSTLLQSVLASAGRIFELLDEDEEEEEPVADPVHLPATATGRVTFENVSFRYVPDRPLIEDLSLVAESGQTIAIVGPTGAGKTTLVNLLMRFYDVTGGRITVDGVDIARVPRQELRTRIGMVLQDTWLRHGTIAGNIAYGAGDVPRERIVEVARATGVDHIVRTLPDGYDTVVDDDGEGLSAGERQLVTIARAFLADPPILVLDEATSALDTRTEVLVQRAMTSLRAGRTGFVIAHRLSTIRNADLILVMDEGRIVEQGTHHELLAADGAYARLYRAQLPGAQLRGAQLPGAQLPGPGSPGPGRSGQLCEPPSTRTSTPLR
- a CDS encoding TraR/DksA family transcriptional regulator; its protein translation is MTTSDEFTAISEPQTQAMRADLEEQLQWREVQLRDLRAAVDGGNDDTARLALLADVAATERAVAELRRALERIEEGSYGRCADCAGAIPFGRLKIRPLARYCIACQRRHETR
- the secD gene encoding protein translocase subunit SecD; protein product: MSRAPLWRAVAALAVIAISLLLALTIAPRLGLDLRGGTQLVFETRDSPTVKADADAADRALDVLRRRADALGVVDPTLVRSGEKRIIVELPGVLDPREAAAVIGKTAQLNFHPVLSAAEEGDTDAIADESGRKLKLGPVALSGAGVADAAARSDPQAGPGWFVTIDFKEPGPWRKLTGEAACAPLGDHKRRVAIVLDNEIISSPQVDESIACGVGIGGGTTQITGSFTPQEAQNLAVLIKGGSLPVPLELVEQRTVGPTLGADAIAASAKAGVAGVILTAVFIGMVYRLVGVLAAVALACYGLISYAGLVAMGATLTLPGLAGFVLAIGMAVDANVLVFERAREEFGDAPRRGLKAALDRGFKNAWSAIADSGITTLLAAGLLFWLASGPVKGFGVTLAIGVLASLVSAMLITRVLTAALIGRIGPRASGIGSIGRVRTWLTRRDPDLMRRGRLWLAVAAGLLVVAGAGLVTRGLNYGVEFTGGRIVEFGTSRPVDVAAARQAVADAGFPSAVVQRSDDALSVRTGQISADDVVRMEEALDRRVGEVAKQRDELIGPSLGEELRRNAIIALAVALAAQLVYLAFRFRWTFGTAAVAALFVDAAVVVGAFAWMGRPIDGVFLAAMLTIIGYSVNDKVVLFDRVRELWPVRRREPFGRVVNAAILQTAPRTVNTGLGALFILAALAVFGGDSLRDFAVALLIGIVAGTLSSSFVAGPVAIALERRSGQAPPAPAAPRVRPVRRDDSGAVV
- a CDS encoding glycoside hydrolase family 25 protein, which gives rise to MSTHRLSLGGRHSRRRLRSALAAATLAVSAATAGITAAVALPAAPAYANPHTYGQDVSGYEADHDWMNSRAQFGFIKATEGTDWVDSSFPRHWRELAKKGIVRGAYHYGHPSNDPIAEADHFLSVVNSQPSKPGDILVLDLETADGESVEQVNKWAKTWLEYVTAKTGTRPMFYSGWNFANKYGRGLGQYPLWVAHYSKAPGDITPPADWKTWAIHQYTDEPIDQNVSSLTPAQLRALGRR
- a CDS encoding TraR/DksA family transcriptional regulator, with the translated sequence MAEIRSPRLLMEECRRYSAQMSELRTLLEERLHAAVGEAATIEVAEIEAALERMERGLYGTCTRCEAFLPLDRLRRMPHVQVCASCAGETRLSA